The following are encoded in a window of Chryseobacterium sp. genomic DNA:
- the yidC gene encoding membrane protein insertase YidC, with amino-acid sequence MQQNNGLDRNQIILFMLFSLIMMGAMFYFQPAPEEPTAASAQVSQTSQANMPAAMSNLNDSLKTAAISQVELKNEQLRLVISTLGGQISTVELNEYKAYNKASDKNDKNLLLFDKNNSAYGFRFKDKTGKLLNTRDLVFTPKQNGNSVTMQASINGAVIQFIYTLQDKYTVDFNVRTQGLSKLVSGQNAEFVWDHSARQMEKGRSQEQTHTEFNYAFDNYGSFDYDGRTTMEETEETLNWIAIKQQFFTAVLEPQNGFTNSFGSQENIEEGEFLKKFNFSAQTAMSGGEFNQSFKWYFMPLDLKLLKEYGKNFDELLPLGWSFIGTMNRWFFMPMYNIIASWGLTAGWVIFLMTIIVKLILSPIMFKQHKLSAMMRVIRPEIDEVNAKYKDADPLKKQQEVMSVYRKAGVNQMAGCLPALVQIPIFYALFRFFPNFIDLRGQSFWFAKDLTAYDDVIKLPFNVPVFGWDHISIFALACTVVILIYTVMTSGNIQQPQQEGMPNMKVLMYIFPITFFFFLNTSSSGLSWYYFVSNALNIFIILAIKYLILDEKKIHAMIQENKTKAPKPEGKFQKRMREMMEQAQEQQKQQQKQTGKKK; translated from the coding sequence ATGCAGCAAAATAACGGTTTAGACCGAAATCAGATCATTCTGTTTATGTTGTTCTCATTGATCATGATGGGCGCAATGTTCTATTTTCAGCCGGCACCTGAGGAGCCTACAGCTGCTTCCGCGCAGGTAAGCCAGACTTCTCAGGCTAATATGCCCGCCGCAATGTCGAATCTGAATGACAGTCTGAAAACGGCGGCCATCAGTCAGGTAGAGCTTAAGAATGAACAGCTCAGGCTGGTAATTTCTACGCTGGGTGGGCAGATTTCCACTGTAGAGCTTAATGAGTATAAAGCGTATAACAAGGCTTCAGACAAAAACGACAAGAACCTGCTGCTTTTCGATAAGAATAATTCAGCATACGGTTTCCGCTTCAAAGACAAGACCGGGAAACTGCTAAACACCCGTGACCTTGTATTTACCCCCAAGCAAAACGGTAATTCTGTGACGATGCAGGCAAGTATAAACGGTGCCGTAATCCAGTTTATTTATACCCTTCAGGATAAGTATACCGTAGATTTCAATGTGAGAACCCAGGGGCTTTCCAAATTGGTGTCCGGACAGAACGCTGAGTTTGTTTGGGACCACAGTGCCCGCCAGATGGAGAAAGGCCGTTCTCAGGAACAGACCCATACAGAGTTTAACTATGCGTTTGATAACTACGGAAGTTTCGATTATGATGGCAGGACCACCATGGAGGAAACTGAAGAAACGCTGAACTGGATTGCCATAAAGCAGCAGTTCTTCACTGCGGTTCTGGAGCCTCAGAATGGTTTCACCAATTCTTTTGGTTCACAGGAGAATATTGAAGAGGGCGAATTTTTAAAGAAGTTTAATTTCAGTGCGCAGACAGCGATGTCCGGTGGCGAGTTCAACCAGAGCTTCAAATGGTACTTTATGCCACTTGATCTTAAACTCTTAAAGGAGTACGGAAAGAATTTTGACGAGTTGCTGCCTCTGGGATGGTCCTTTATCGGTACGATGAACAGATGGTTTTTCATGCCTATGTACAATATTATCGCTAGTTGGGGACTTACAGCTGGATGGGTGATTTTCCTGATGACGATTATCGTAAAACTTATCCTTTCTCCTATCATGTTCAAACAGCACAAGTTGAGTGCAATGATGCGTGTGATCCGTCCGGAAATTGATGAGGTAAATGCCAAATATAAAGATGCGGACCCGTTGAAGAAGCAGCAGGAAGTCATGTCGGTTTACCGTAAAGCCGGTGTAAACCAGATGGCGGGTTGTTTGCCTGCGCTGGTGCAGATCCCAATCTTCTATGCGCTCTTCAGATTCTTCCCAAACTTCATCGATCTTAGGGGGCAGAGCTTCTGGTTCGCGAAAGACCTTACCGCTTATGATGATGTGATAAAGCTTCCATTTAATGTACCCGTATTCGGATGGGACCACATCAGTATATTCGCGTTGGCGTGTACGGTTGTTATTTTGATCTACACGGTGATGACGTCCGGAAACATCCAGCAGCCACAGCAGGAGGGAATGCCTAATATGAAAGTGCTGATGTACATTTTCCCGATCACCTTCTTCTTCTTCCTGAATACATCTTCCTCCGGTTTGTCATGGTATTATTTCGTATCCAATGCGCTTAATATCTTCATTATCCTGGCCATCAAATATCTGATTCTTGATGAGAAAAAGATTCATGCAATGATCCAGGAAAACAAGACCAAAGCACCCAAGCCTGAAGGAAAGTTCCAGAAGCGTATGCGCGAGATGATGGAGCAGGCTCAGGAACAACAGAAGCAACAGCAGAAACAGACTGGTAAGAAAAAGTAA
- a CDS encoding ribonuclease HII, protein MENLMVSWSETAVEAGCDEVGRGCLCGPVVAAAVILDRNFGETLVNDSKKLTARLRQELDTYIKEHAVAYAIAELPPAFIDEHNILNASIHAMHLALDQLHIRPELILVDGNRFHPYNYIPHQCVIKGDSKLLSIAAASIIAKNYRDRKMGELHTEFPEYGWNTNMGYATREHRDALNRYGPTIHHRRSFRLDYRDGSDESPFVLEMSDSVQLELK, encoded by the coding sequence ATGGAAAATTTAATGGTAAGTTGGTCTGAGACGGCGGTTGAAGCCGGTTGCGACGAAGTGGGAAGAGGTTGTCTGTGTGGCCCCGTGGTTGCGGCCGCTGTAATACTGGACAGGAATTTCGGGGAAACTTTGGTTAATGATTCCAAGAAGTTAACCGCCCGGTTAAGGCAGGAACTGGACACCTACATTAAAGAACATGCAGTTGCTTACGCTATTGCGGAACTGCCGCCGGCTTTTATAGACGAACACAACATCCTCAACGCAAGCATACATGCCATGCACCTCGCGCTGGACCAGCTGCACATTCGTCCTGAACTGATTCTGGTAGACGGTAACCGTTTTCATCCCTATAATTACATCCCGCACCAGTGTGTTATTAAAGGGGACTCAAAACTGCTCTCCATAGCGGCAGCTTCCATCATAGCCAAAAATTACCGGGACCGCAAAATGGGGGAACTCCACACCGAATTCCCCGAATACGGATGGAATACAAATATGGGTTACGCCACCCGGGAGCACCGTGATGCCCTAAACAGATACGGACCAACTATTCATCACAGACGCTCATTCAGGCTCGATTACCGGGATGGATCTGATGAATCACCTTTTGTATTGGAAATGAGCGACAGTGTACAACTGGAACTTAAATAA
- a CDS encoding SusC/RagA family TonB-linked outer membrane protein, whose translation MKKLTASVLAVVLTASFTVVSAQQDTLRTQEIEGVVVTALGIKREKKSIGYAAQEVKGETISEAGQSNALSALSGNVAGVQVTAPSSMGGSTRITMRGVSSIIGENRPLIIVDGVPLDNSNINDTNTQRGAGGRDYGDAAFDINPDDVESVTVLKGGPAAALYGSRASNGVIIYTTKQAKRGRTNIEYSSGIAFENIYIRPKLQNYYGGGSQLTLPTQVINGQTYNLNEYRMDESWGPRYDANLLYLPWYAFDQEEFPNDYMKPVPWVAPKHDVDSFFDTGITLTNNFAVAKSFERSNVRLSYTNTAITGIIPTSSIDRHNFAINANSELNDKLKVETGFNFVQTRGFNRPEQGYGDNSVAQKFYQWGQRQLDMSKLRDYKLANGQQRTWNRTAWNDPEPYYSDNPYWTIYENVTNDRRNRFYGFAGLTYNILPNLYATGKVYADMYSQDNDNRVAIGSQAVSGYSIFKRNFSEYNYEGRVHWNPEISDNWSLQTFVGVNRRNLKRSDLNGATRGGLIIPNFYNLKNSLNDPLATNSLYEKRVNSAFGSVSLGFKETVFIEATGRNDWFSTTKEDRFYPSITGSFVFSNLIDANWLSFGKLRAGWASVASDTDPYQLSNYSVQFTNFNGQPRYGLFTQNNNPDLKAELKETKEIGLEMNFLRNRLGFDVTYYDVNITDAILPLSVDPATGFNNNLINAGQITNKGVEAMVYVTPVKNENFSWTMNWNFAQNRNEIVKLYEGVATYQLTNAPFRARLLAVEGQPYGAIYGFDFTYDANGNKIVGEDGLYVPTATVQNLGSTLPDYNMGLRNSLKYKNLALSFLFDMQKGGKYFSTTHMWGMYSGMLEETGFGGNREAGVILDGVLEDGSPNDIRITANEFGGMHYGGVDALNVFDASYIKLRDVTLSYDLPKEMIGSLLEGVRISAFGRNLLAWNLDWKGMDPENTSYGSGNIQGLEGGSLPSTRQFGVNVNFKF comes from the coding sequence ATGAAAAAATTAACAGCAAGTGTTTTAGCAGTGGTCCTAACTGCTTCATTTACAGTAGTAAGTGCGCAGCAGGACACCCTCAGAACGCAGGAGATTGAAGGAGTTGTTGTTACAGCTCTCGGAATCAAGCGGGAGAAAAAATCAATTGGCTATGCCGCGCAGGAAGTGAAGGGTGAAACCATTTCGGAAGCTGGTCAGTCCAATGCGCTAAGTGCGTTATCCGGGAATGTGGCCGGTGTACAGGTTACTGCACCTTCATCAATGGGAGGCTCCACAAGGATTACAATGCGTGGAGTTAGCTCCATTATTGGTGAGAATCGACCTTTAATTATCGTTGATGGGGTACCGCTGGATAACAGTAACATCAATGATACAAATACACAGCGTGGTGCTGGTGGTAGGGATTATGGTGATGCAGCATTTGATATTAACCCCGACGATGTAGAATCCGTAACCGTACTGAAGGGTGGGCCGGCTGCAGCCCTGTATGGCTCAAGAGCATCAAATGGTGTAATTATTTACACTACCAAACAGGCTAAAAGAGGACGGACTAATATTGAGTACAGTTCCGGAATCGCTTTTGAAAACATTTATATCCGACCAAAACTCCAAAATTACTATGGTGGAGGTTCCCAACTTACCCTACCCACCCAAGTCATTAATGGTCAAACCTACAACCTGAATGAATACAGGATGGATGAATCGTGGGGTCCGCGTTACGACGCTAATTTACTTTATTTGCCCTGGTATGCATTTGACCAGGAGGAATTCCCTAATGACTATATGAAGCCAGTTCCATGGGTTGCTCCAAAGCATGATGTTGATTCTTTCTTTGATACCGGTATTACATTAACCAACAACTTTGCGGTCGCAAAATCTTTTGAAAGATCAAATGTCCGTCTGTCCTACACAAATACTGCCATTACCGGTATTATTCCTACAAGTAGCATAGACCGTCATAACTTTGCAATTAATGCCAACAGTGAGTTAAATGATAAACTAAAGGTAGAAACAGGATTCAATTTTGTGCAAACCCGCGGTTTTAACAGGCCGGAGCAGGGTTATGGTGATAATTCGGTGGCACAGAAATTTTATCAATGGGGTCAGCGCCAACTGGATATGTCAAAACTTCGGGATTACAAACTGGCAAATGGTCAGCAGCGTACCTGGAACAGAACAGCCTGGAATGATCCGGAGCCCTACTATTCGGATAACCCGTATTGGACCATTTACGAAAACGTAACCAATGACAGGAGAAACCGCTTCTATGGATTTGCAGGTTTAACATATAACATCCTACCTAACCTTTACGCGACTGGTAAAGTATATGCCGACATGTACAGTCAGGATAATGACAACAGAGTCGCAATTGGTTCACAGGCAGTTTCCGGCTATTCGATCTTCAAACGTAATTTTTCTGAGTACAATTACGAAGGTCGGGTGCACTGGAATCCTGAAATTTCTGATAACTGGTCTTTGCAAACCTTTGTAGGAGTAAATAGGAGAAATTTAAAAAGAAGTGATCTGAATGGGGCAACAAGAGGTGGTTTAATTATTCCTAATTTTTATAACCTTAAGAATAGTTTAAATGACCCTCTTGCAACCAATTCTTTATATGAGAAGAGAGTAAACAGCGCATTTGGTTCAGTGTCATTAGGCTTTAAAGAAACTGTTTTCATAGAGGCTACCGGCCGAAACGACTGGTTCTCTACTACTAAAGAGGATCGTTTTTATCCTTCAATTACAGGTAGTTTTGTATTCTCTAACTTGATAGACGCCAATTGGTTGTCCTTCGGTAAGTTACGTGCAGGTTGGGCCAGTGTTGCATCAGATACAGATCCATACCAGCTTTCGAACTATTCTGTGCAATTTACAAACTTTAACGGGCAGCCCCGCTATGGACTGTTTACGCAGAATAACAACCCCGATCTCAAAGCAGAATTAAAGGAAACCAAAGAAATTGGTCTCGAAATGAACTTTTTGAGAAACCGTTTAGGTTTTGATGTCACTTATTATGATGTGAATATCACTGATGCGATCCTGCCGTTAAGTGTTGATCCTGCAACAGGATTTAATAATAATCTTATTAATGCGGGACAGATCACCAATAAAGGGGTGGAAGCAATGGTGTATGTAACACCGGTAAAAAATGAAAATTTCAGTTGGACTATGAACTGGAATTTTGCACAGAACAGAAATGAAATAGTTAAACTTTACGAGGGTGTAGCTACATACCAGCTTACCAATGCCCCCTTCCGGGCCAGACTGTTGGCAGTAGAGGGTCAGCCATACGGAGCAATTTATGGATTCGACTTTACATATGACGCGAACGGTAACAAGATTGTAGGTGAGGACGGACTTTATGTTCCGACAGCAACTGTTCAAAATCTTGGCTCTACTTTGCCGGATTACAATATGGGTCTTCGAAACTCGTTAAAGTATAAGAATTTGGCGCTGTCATTCCTGTTCGATATGCAGAAAGGAGGTAAATACTTCTCTACCACACATATGTGGGGTATGTACAGCGGTATGTTAGAGGAAACGGGCTTTGGCGGTAACAGAGAAGCAGGCGTCATTCTGGACGGTGTACTCGAAGATGGCAGTCCAAATGATATCAGAATCACAGCTAATGAATTTGGAGGTATGCATTATGGAGGCGTAGACGCGTTAAATGTTTTCGATGCAAGTTATATCAAGCTTCGTGATGTAACCTTAAGCTACGACCTGCCCAAGGAGATGATTGGAAGCTTGCTGGAGGGTGTGAGAATTTCTGCTTTTGGAAGAAATCTGCTCGCCTGGAATCTGGATTGGAAAGGTATGGATCCTGAGAATACGTCTTACGGTTCAGGAAATATCCAGGGGCTTGAAGGGGGCTCACTGCCTTCCACAAGACAATTTGGTGT